A genomic region of Dreissena polymorpha isolate Duluth1 chromosome 4, UMN_Dpol_1.0, whole genome shotgun sequence contains the following coding sequences:
- the LOC127878630 gene encoding uncharacterized protein LOC127878630, giving the protein MTNVTGVAKNHEIGKCPAYGATCHYCKKENHWFKVCTLRRNNVNKIKSQEYAYSSTEEESNDEELFHIRTASEIDESVNAVDDKWLVKLDVCDSKITLRIDTGAKFNILVEAEYDKIMNNVQLHRSSKPMKSYTNHQIKPLGSNFVSVKSGDKVISTRFEVVNLSQENILSGNMAEELGLVQEINNIDEQIKKYIGL; this is encoded by the coding sequence ATGACAAATGTAACAGGTGTTGCAAAAAACCATGAGATCGGGAAGTGCCCTGCATACGGGGCCACATGTCACTATTGTAAGAAGGAAAATCACTGGTTCAAAGTATGCACATTAAGACGCAACAATGTAAACAAGATAAAAAGCCAAGAATATGCATACAGCAGCACTGAGGAAGAAAGCAATGATGAAGAACTTTTCCACATACGCACGGCCTCCGAAATAGATGAGAGTGTGAACGCTGTCGATGACAAATGGCTTGTAAAACTAGACGTGTGTGACAGTAAGATTACACTCCGAATAGATACCGGAGCAAAGTTTAACATTTTGGTTGAAGCAGAATATGACAAAATCATGAACAATGTTCAACTGCATCGCTCATCAAAACCAATGAAATCATATACCAACCATCAAATCAAACCATTGGGATCCAATTTCGTTTCTGTCAAAAGTGGTGACAAAGTAATCAGCACACGCTTTGAGGTCGTCAACTTGTCACAAGAAAACATTCTTAGTGGAAACATGGCTGAAGAGCTTGGTCTAGTGCAGGAGATTAACAACATTGACGAGCAAATCAAAAAATATATTGGCTTGTGA